The genomic region ATAGCCCCAGATAGCCAAAAGGTTTGACGGCGATTTCTAAAGCTTTCAAAGACAGACCATTTAAAAAAAGGATCCCTAACGCTAAATAATAATATCTTTTCTTATTTTTCTTATATTGCATTAAAAACTCATCGTGGATTTAAACCTAGTATTTTAATGAAAATTCCTTTTAATTGCGCTGAAACGGGTTTAAAATCTCCATCACCTAAAAGCATTATCAATAAACTTGATTGACTAACACTAAAGATTTATGATAGTATTCTAATAAAACTATTTTAAAGGTGATCCATGAGTAAGAGTTTATACCAAACTTTAAACGTGAGCGAAAACGCTAGCCAAGATGAAATCAAAAAATCCTACCGCCGTTTAGCTAGGCAATACCATCCGGATTTGAATAAAACCAAAGAAGCCGAAGAAAAATTCAAAGAAATCAACGCCGCTTATGAAATTTTAAGCGACGAAGAAAAGCGCCGCCAATACGATCAGTTTGGCGACAACATGTTTGGGGGGCAGAATTTCAGCGATTTTGCAAGAAGCCGCAGAACTAGTGAAGATTTAGACGATATTTTAAGCTCTATTTTTGGGAGAGGAGGCTTTTCGCAAAGATTTTCTCAAAACTCGCAAGGCTTTTCTGGCTTTAATTTTTCCAATTTCGCCCCTGAAAATTTAGACATGACCGCCACTTTAAGTGTCTCTGTTTTAGACACCCTTTTAGGCAATAAAAAACAAGTGAGCATCAATAATGAGACCTTTAGCCTTAAAATCCCTATCGGCGTGGAAGAGGGCGAAAAAATCAGGGTTCGCAACAAGGGGAAAATGGGGCGAACGACTAGGGGCGATTTGCTCTTGCAGATCCATATTGAAGAAGATGAAATTTACAGGCGCGAGAAAGATGATATTACCCAAATCTTTGATTTACCCTTAAAAACGGCTCTTTTTGGAGGGAAAATTGAAATCGCTACTTGGCATAAAACCTTAACCCTAACCATTCCCCCTAACACCAAAGCGATGCAAAAATTCCGCATTAAAGAAAAAGGGATCAAAAACAGAAAAACTTCGCATGTGGGGGATTTGTATTTGCAAGCTCGTTTGATCTTGCCTAAAACGGAAACGCTTTCTAATGAGTTAAAAGCGTTATTAGAAAAAGAATTGTAAGGAGGAATCGTGTGCGATTATGATGAACCGCTTTATTTAATCAGCGTTGTGGCTAAAATCTTAGGCGTGCACCCTCAAACCTTGCGCCAATACGAAAAAGAGGGTTTGATAGAGCCTAGCAGGACTGATGGGAAAATGCGCTTGTATTCCCAACGAGACATGGATAAAATCAAAACGATTTTACGCCTTACAAGGGATATGGGGGTTAATCTAGCGGGCGTGGATATTATCTTGCGTTTAAAAGAAAAGCTTGATGAATTAGACAATCTCAATAAAGAATTGCAAGACGCTCTGCAAAAACACTCTAAAAACACCAAAACCCCAACGAAAAATTTAAACACCCCTACGAATTTTTACGAATTGATTTTATTTAAAAAATGAGCCTGACTGCACTTTTAAACCCCACAAGCCTAGAAGATTTTTTAGGCCAAGAGCATTTAATAGGGAAAGACGCCCCCTTATTTAAAGCCTTACAATCCAAACACTTCCCCCACGCTTTTTTCTATGGCCCTCCTGGCGTGGGTAAAACAAGCCTGGCTCAAATCATCGCTCGCTCCCTAGAGCACCCCATTCTTTTGTTTAATGCGACGGATTTTAAGTTAGAGGATTTGCGCCTTAAGCTTAAAAATTACCAACACGCCCTTTTAAAACCCGTTGTTTTTATTGATGAAACCCACAGATTGAATAAAACCCAACAAGAATTTTTACTCCCCATTATGGAAAAAGATCACGCTTTAATCTTAGGGGCTAGCACGCAAGATCCTAATTACAGCCTAAGCCATGCGATCCGCTCAAGAAGTTTTATTTTTGAATTAACCCCCCTAAAAAAGAACGATTTAGACAAGCTTTGCGCTAAAGCTTTAACATTACTCAAAAAACAAATAGAGCCTGACGCTAAAACCTACCTTTTAAACAACAGCGCTGGCGACGCTAGAGCGTTATTAAACCTCTTAGATTTGAGCGCTAAAATAGAAAATCCTATCACTTTAAAAACCTTGCAGTCCTTACGGCCCCATAGCCTAAATGACGGATCTTATAGCGATGATACGCATTATAACCTCACTAGCGCGTTAATCAAATCTTTAAGAGGGAGCGATGAAAACGCTTCCATTTATTATCTGGCACGCTTGATTGCTGGCGGGGAAAACCCAGAATTTATTGCCAGAAGGCTGGTGATTTTTGCGAGCGAAGATATTGGTAACGCTAACCCAAACGCCCTTAATTTAGCCTCTTCTTGCTTGTTTTCAGTCAAACAAATCGGCTACCCTGAAGCGCGCATTATTTTAAGCCAATGCGTGATTTATCTGGCTTGTTCGCCCAAGTCTAACACGGCTTATAGAGCGATCAATCAGGCTTTGGATTGCGTTCAAAAAGGCTCACTCTACCCTATTCCTAAACACCTGCTGCCTAACGCTAAAGACTACCTTTACCCGCATGATTATAACGGCTATGTCAAACAAGATTATTTAGAAAAACCCCTCAATTTGGTTTCTTCTCAAGGCATAGGGTTTGAAAAAACCCTTTTAGAATGGCTTGATAAGATAAGAAATTGATCTTATAAGTTACATTAAAATGCGACAATGGTAATAAAAAATCAATATTTTTTGATTAAATTAAAATAATAATGAGTTTTATCTATGGTTCATCGCATTATTATTGTATAATAATATTCTAGTTATAAAAATCATTTTACGGATAAGGGAAATATCAGCATGAAAAGATTAGAAACTTTAGAATCTATTTTAGAGCGCTTGAGGATGTCTATCAAAAAAAACGGACTCAAAAATTCAAAACAAAGAGAAGAAGTGGTAAGCGTTTTGTATCGCAGCGGCACACACTTAAGCCCTGAAGAAATCACGCATTCTATCCGCCAAAAGGACAAAAACACCAGCATTTCTTCAGTCTATCGCATTTTGAATTTCTTAGAAAAAGAAAATTTTATCTGTGTTTTAGAGACTTCAAAAAGCGGCCGGCGTTATGAAATTGCGGCTAAAGAACACCATGATCACATCATTTGTTTACATTGCGGTAAGATCATTGAATTTGCAGACCCTGAAATTGAAAACCGCCAGAATGAAGTCGTTAAAAAATATCAAGCCAAGCTGATTAGCCATGACATGAAAATGTTTGTGTGGTGTAAAGAATGCCAAGAGAGTGAATGTTAAAAGGTTTTAAAAAAGCTAGCTTAGATAGGGCTATCTTTAATGGTTTTAAGGACTTCATCCAGGTTAAAACGCTTGAGTTTTAGATTTTTGATTTCTTCATCGCTCAAGCGTTTCCAAGTGAAAGTCTTGCCGACATACCCCCATTTATCATAGCTTGAAGTGAATTCTAAATCCCCGTTTGAATTTTGAGTAACCCTTACATAGTAGGTCTTGCCGTCATAAAAATTATACGCTTTACCGCCTTTATAAGATCGTTTTCCAACCTTAATCAAATCGCTTAAAAACACCACGCCTTTATCGCTGCGATTCCTTAGCTTTGGGTTAGGATTGAGTTTGTCTTTTTTGGCTTTAGAGCCATCCACATCAGAAATACCATAGGCATAGAACTTCCCGTTATGCTCAAAAAACTCCACAAAAGAGCTTTTCATGTATAAAAATTCCTGAGTTTGATAAACTCCAGGCAACTCTACAGCCCCTAAAAAACAACAAAAAACTATAACAAGACTCACCAATTTCATAATTTTAATTTGATCAATCCTTTAGGCGCTTTAACGACCGCTTTAAAAATTAGCTCTTCCCTATATTTTTCAAAAGACTCTCCATAGAATCTCAACGCATGCACATCGCTTTCAAAAAAAATAGCCAGCATGCCCGCATTCAAACGCAAAAAAGAAGCTTCACTAACCGGCTCATAAACGATCAAATCTCTTTTTTCATCGTAAGGGGTTTTAATGACAGCTTGATTGATACCCACCACCTTAGCCCCCTCAACGCCTTTGATAATCAGCTGGAAATCCACATATTGTCGGTGGCTTTCAAAAAAACCTTTCTCGCTTTCTTTAGCATGCTCTAAACAATAACTCTGCTCTATGCTAAAGATGCCATGCCCTAAAGGCGTTTGAAATTCCGTATTAGGATCGAGGTTTAAAACCCTTTGATTCGCTTTACTACCCTTTTGCATGACCTCTTTTAAATACGCATGCAAAATTTCTAACGCTTGCGTTTTTTTAAACAAATGCCCAAGCGAGCTTAATTCCCCAAAAATAGCCATATCCCTTTCCTTTTATGATAAAAAGATTTAATGTTTCAATTGTTCTAAGCGTTCTTTTTTAGTGCCAATATCTGTGATCTGAATGCCAAAATTCCCATCCACGATCACCACTTCGCCCTTAGCGATCACCTTGTCATCTACAAGAATTTCCAAAGGGTCATTCACCAATTGATCCAACTCTACCACGCTCCCTATATCCATAGAGACCACGTCTTTTAAAATCATCTTTTTTTGCCCGATACGCACTTTAACATTCAATTTCACATCCAAAAGCATGCTGATATTGCGGATTTCTATGTTTTCTAAAGACGCATCATGGGTTTTAATCTCTTCAGTAGCGCTCTGTGTCGTTTCTTCTTTTTCTTCTTTATGCGTTTTTTCAAATTGGCCCTCAAAAGCCGCCGTAGTCAATAAAATGATTTGGCTTTCTTTGATGGCTTCCATTTTAAAAGAAAACACCATCGCTTTAGCGTAATCTTCTTTTTTAGGAAGCTCTTTAGCGATTTCAGCGTTCGTGGTAGTGAAATTGAGTTTGGGGAGCAATTCTTGAGACTTCAAGCTCGTAGCGATCGCGCCAAAAATATTAGAAGCCATTTCTTTAAAAGCGTCTAAATCGTCATTATCCATTTCTTCCTTGCTAGCCCCCTCACCTCCTAGCATCAAATCGCTTAAAGCGGTAACTAAATCTACCGGAGCCAGTAATTCAATAGAGCTCTCTTCTTTTTCAATCGCGCTAATCTTAACCCTTGCATAAGGCGTGCTGATTAATTTCAAAAAAGATTCGTCGCTACTAGAAATTTCTTTTTCTAATCCCACGCTCGGGGCCTTACCCACTAACCCTTCTAAAGTAGAGACAATCTCTTGAATAAAAATTTTAATAAAATCTTGCATTTCTCACTCTTCTTCTATCTTCATAATATCGCCCACTTTGCCTCTGCGCTGTTCTTCTAACATTTCTAAAATTTCTTTAGTGCGTTCTTTTTCGCTATAGACCACTTCTTTAATTTGAATGGTTTTCCTATACCCTTGAAACCCCACGCTCGCTAAATAACGCTTTTTTTTATGCACATACACGCTCACTTCATCATTAGCGATCTTGTTCAACCGGATAGTATCCCCCACATCTAAATCCAACATTTCTTTCAAACTCAATTCCACCGCGCCCAAAAACACGATCATATCCACGCTCACCCCGCTCAATAGCGCTTGCAATTCCTTATTGCGGCTCTTTTTAGAGTTCGTTTCTGAAAGCATCAAATCCCTACTCCCCATTTTAGAAAGAATGCTCTCAATGGAAATCACCGGGTAGCAAATGTTCATCATCCCACGACTATGCCCGATGATAATCTCTAAAACCACCATGATAGAAATTTCATTTTGAGCGACGATTTGGACCACATTCGCGCTGGATTCTTTAGCGTCAATAGTAGGAAACATCTCCACCACGGGCGACCACACTTCTTTTAAAATTTGCATCACCTGGCGTAAAATCGTATCCAATAAATTCAATTCAATATCGCTAAACTCCCTGTTTTGATCATACGCACTCCCCTTACCTCCTAATAGTCTGTCAATCATGGGGAAAGCGATGCTAGGATTGATTTCTAAAACCCCCGTTCCTCCCATAGGCTTCATGGAAAAGACATTAAAACTCGTAGGGCTAGGCAAACTCATCAAAAATTCACCATAAGTCATTTGATCCACGCTGTGGAGCTGGATCTCTACAATAGAACGCATGATAGAAGAGACTTGACTAGAAAGATTCCTAGCCATTTTGTCATGGATACTCCTAAAAGAACGCAATTGCTCCTTACTCACACGATTAGGGCGTTTGAAATCATAGAGGGTTACGCTGTGCTGCGGGATAATATCTTTTTTTTGGACATTTTGAATATCCACATTTTCATCAACGACTTCTAAAAGCGCATCAATTTCTTCTTGGCTTAAAATATCAGCCATGATCCACTCCTAAGGATTTACGCACCTTTTTAATCACTTCTTTAATGATTTGAGAAATGCGCGATTCAGTAATGCCTAAAATCTCTTTGATCTCGCTCAAATTCAACTCTTCAAAGTAATAAAGCTGGATAAGGATTTGCTCTCGTTCGCTCATTTGATTCAACGCTTTTTGGACATGCTCTAACAGCTCTTCTGCTTCAATCTTTTTAGTGATTTCATCTTGCTCAATCGCATTGAATTGCTCATCTATTGGCACTAACGCATAAATATCTGAAGCCGTTTTAGCTTCTCTAATCTTTTCAATATTTTCTCCTAGAGCTTCTGCTAAATACGCATCGCTAGGCTCTTTCCCATGCTCATTAAGGTGTTTGGTAATTTCAGCATCAATGCTTTTAATGAGTTTCCTGCTAGAGCGAGAAATCACATCTAAAGAACGCAAATAATCTAGCATCGCCCCATTGACACGAGTTTTAGCATACCCCCAAAAAGAATCGTTTAACGCGCTCTCATAACGCCTGGCTAATTTAATCAATTCTTCAGTGCCAATGGAAACCAGATCGTTAAAATCAATAGAGCTGGGCAAGCGCTCTTTTAAACGAAACGCCATCGCGCGCACGGCCGGTAAATACTGGATAGCGAGATCGTCTTGATGGTGGTGTTGTTGCTTATCATAGGCGTTCAAAACCTTTTCTATATTTTTTTCGCTGGTTTCAGTTTTTTGAATTCCTTTGGGCATTCTATTTTCCATCATCAAAATCATAACTTCTAATGTATTCTAAAATACTAGCCACTTCTTTTTCTCTGTTCTTAAACTCATGGTTGAAACGAAGCAAGCTCTCTTCAGTGCCTTTTTTGTCAAAAAGACAAATATCTAAATCCGTGCAAGCGATAAAAATAGACGCAAACAACAACGCGATCAAGTATCCCCCAAGCGTGGATAACACCGTCCATAATAAAATGCTCTCTGGCTCATTGAATTTCAACACCGAAAACACTAACCCTAAAAAAAACCCTACCACAACAGAAAAATGGATAAAATTTTGAACTCTCATCAGTCTACCCCAAATACTTCAAAAGCCTTTTAAAAAAGCTTTTCAAACCTTCTTTTGGTATTTCTAAAGCACCGGTTTCTAATTTAGAAACCAAAAGACCCGCTATCTGATCAATGGATTGCGAAAACAAATCATTAGGGGCTATTTTTCTCAAAATTTTGCGCTCCCTCACATAGCGTTTCAATAAGGAGCTGTTTTCAATCGCCCCTAAATAGTGCAATTCTAATGAAGCGATATTGTTTTTAGCCACCTTGAATAGCCTTTCATAAGTCGCCCTGCCTTCTTTAGGTTGGGCTACCATGTTAGCGATAAGGAACAATTCGTCTTTATTTTTGGAGTTGATTTTAATGCATGCATACGCATCGGTAATCGCTGAAGGATCGGGTGTGGTAACAATCACCACGCAATCGCTCGCATTCAAAAACGCTTGCGTAGTGGCTCCAATCCCAGCGCCTGTATCAACTACAATATAATCCAAAGAGCTTAAAACCCCCTCTTCATCCACGAATTGATCTAAAGCTTCCGCGCCGCTAATGTATTTTAAAATTTCTTCGCCACTATCCCCGGGAATTAAGCAAAGCCCGGGTTCAATCTCGCAAATGATTTCTTGCAATTTGGCTTCACCCTTTAAGGCATGCAAGATATTTTTATGGGTTTTCACCCCAAAAATCACATCTAAATTCGCTAAACCAATATCCGCATCAAACACCCCTACCTTATAACCTTTCTTATATAAAGAATAAGCTAAATTAGCGCTAATGTTGGATTTCCCCACGCCCCCCTTACCGCTTGTGATAGCGATGAATTTGGTATTCCCCTTATTATCAAAAAAACTTTTGGGATTTTTAGCGTTCATAAAATTATCCAAATGGCTCGCTTGATTACTCATGCTTGTTCCTTATTAGGGTTACTAAAGCCATCTAGCATGCAATCCACTAAATACTCATTAGTAGCCACTTTCAAATCCATAGGCACTTCCTGCCCGACAGAAAGATAACTGATAGGCTTTTGGCTTTCATGCACTAAAGAAAACAAATTCCCTAGCCCCCTGCTCTCATCTAATTTCGTAAAGATTAAAGTGTCAATCCCTAACACCCCAAAAGAATCATAAATGTCTTTCATGTCTTCGTATTTAGTGGTAACCGAAAGCACTAAGGACACATCAATATTATAACCCCCATCTATAAATTCCTTCAAACCGGCAATTTTTTCCTTATCGTATTGCGAATGCCCTGTCGTATCCACTAAAATAAAATCGCAGTATTCCAAAGCTTCAATTTCTTTAGCAAAATCTTTAGCGTCAATCACCGCTTCTATACTCATTTTCATTTTATTAGCATACCAACTTAATTGCTCCAAAGCCCCAATACGATAATTGTCTAAAGTGATAATGCCCACCTTGTATTTTTTAGCTAACATTCTAGAATAGCGCGCGGCTAATTTAGCTAAAGTCGTCGTTTTCCCCACGCCTGTTGGTCCTACAAGCATTAAAATGCGTTTTTGCCTTAAATTCAAATCTTCAGGGCGGCACAGGATCATTTTGCGCAACACTTCTCTAAAATAACGCTTGATCGTTACGGAATTTTCCCGCATGCGTAAAGGCATCAATTCCAAGCTCAATTGCATGATTTCATCTAAATGGCTGGATTTCATCCCGCTTTGTTTGGCCAGTTTGTAAATTTCTGCAAATTCTTGAGGGATATTAATAGAATTAGGGTTTTTCTCATCCCAAAACATGTTTTGAATGAGTTTTAAGCTGTCTCTGATTTTACTTAATTGCAGATTGATGTCTTTAATTTCTTCTTCTTGTTTGACTTCTCTTTTTTCTCTTTCTTTTTTATGGTTGGCTTCATCTTTTAAAGCTTGCAATAAAGCGTCTTGTTGGTTAGCCTCTAAAGGCGTATCCTCTAATGGAGCGTCTTTTTCTAAAAGGGTCTTATTTTTTGAAAAACTATAGTTGCGCTGACTGGATGAAACCCCGGCGAGTTTGCGCATTTCTTCTACAGTGCTTGAAAGCTGCATGACTACATCTTCTTCATTCAATTCTTCATCATACAAACTTTCTGGAATAAGGGGGCTTTAGGAGGTTTGTTTTCGCTTTCTTCTTCAACCGCCACAACGATTTCATAAAGCCCAGAAGAAGTGAGCGTTTTTTTACGGATTTCTTGGGTTTTAAACACCAGCGTATCCACCCCATGGTGGCTTTGAGCGATCTTTAAAGCTTCAGCGGCCGTCTCCCCACTATAGGTATAGAATTTCACCACTCCCCTTTTTTAAAAAGAATTTGTTGCAAAGCCAACGGCACTAATACCGAATCCCTTTCACTCCATTTAGGATGAGGTAAAGTCAGATCGTTTTGTCTTAAAATGACTTGATTGAAAGCGATAATATCAATGTCTAAAGTTCTTGGAGCGTCTTTAAAATCGCGCTTCCTTTGGCGCCCAAAACGCCTTTCTATATAAAAAACCAGAGCGAAAAAATGGCGCAAACTTAAAGATGTTTTAAGGATAATCGTAGCGTTATAAAAGTTAGGTTGCTTCGTGTAACCAAAAGGCGGGTTGATATAAACAGGCGAAGAAAAAATTTTCCCGATTCTACTATGATTTTTAAAGTATAAAAAACAATTTTTTAATATTTTTAAAGGATTTTTAAGATTAG from Helicobacter pylori harbors:
- a CDS encoding J domain-containing protein — its product is MSKSLYQTLNVSENASQDEIKKSYRRLARQYHPDLNKTKEAEEKFKEINAAYEILSDEEKRRQYDQFGDNMFGGQNFSDFARSRRTSEDLDDILSSIFGRGGFSQRFSQNSQGFSGFNFSNFAPENLDMTATLSVSVLDTLLGNKKQVSINNETFSLKIPIGVEEGEKIRVRNKGKMGRTTRGDLLLQIHIEEDEIYRREKDDITQIFDLPLKTALFGGKIEIATWHKTLTLTIPPNTKAMQKFRIKEKGIKNRKTSHVGDLYLQARLILPKTETLSNELKALLEKEL
- a CDS encoding MerR family transcriptional regulator, yielding MCDYDEPLYLISVVAKILGVHPQTLRQYEKEGLIEPSRTDGKMRLYSQRDMDKIKTILRLTRDMGVNLAGVDIILRLKEKLDELDNLNKELQDALQKHSKNTKTPTKNLNTPTNFYELILFKK
- a CDS encoding AAA family ATPase, with the protein product MSLTALLNPTSLEDFLGQEHLIGKDAPLFKALQSKHFPHAFFYGPPGVGKTSLAQIIARSLEHPILLFNATDFKLEDLRLKLKNYQHALLKPVVFIDETHRLNKTQQEFLLPIMEKDHALILGASTQDPNYSLSHAIRSRSFIFELTPLKKNDLDKLCAKALTLLKKQIEPDAKTYLLNNSAGDARALLNLLDLSAKIENPITLKTLQSLRPHSLNDGSYSDDTHYNLTSALIKSLRGSDENASIYYLARLIAGGENPEFIARRLVIFASEDIGNANPNALNLASSCLFSVKQIGYPEARIILSQCVIYLACSPKSNTAYRAINQALDCVQKGSLYPIPKHLLPNAKDYLYPHDYNGYVKQDYLEKPLNLVSSQGIGFEKTLLEWLDKIRN
- a CDS encoding transcriptional repressor, coding for MKRLETLESILERLRMSIKKNGLKNSKQREEVVSVLYRSGTHLSPEEITHSIRQKDKNTSISSVYRILNFLEKENFICVLETSKSGRRYEIAAKEHHDHIICLHCGKIIEFADPEIENRQNEVVKKYQAKLISHDMKMFVWCKECQESEC
- a CDS encoding DUF2147 domain-containing protein; translated protein: MKLVSLVIVFCCFLGAVELPGVYQTQEFLYMKSSFVEFFEHNGKFYAYGISDVDGSKAKKDKLNPNPKLRNRSDKGVVFLSDLIKVGKRSYKGGKAYNFYDGKTYYVRVTQNSNGDLEFTSSYDKWGYVGKTFTWKRLSDEEIKNLKLKRFNLDEVLKTIKDSPI
- a CDS encoding DUF386 family protein, translating into MAIFGELSSLGHLFKKTQALEILHAYLKEVMQKGSKANQRVLNLDPNTEFQTPLGHGIFSIEQSYCLEHAKESEKGFFESHRQYVDFQLIIKGVEGAKVVGINQAVIKTPYDEKRDLIVYEPVSEASFLRLNAGMLAIFFESDVHALRFYGESFEKYREELIFKAVVKAPKGLIKLKL
- the fliY gene encoding flagellar motor switch protein FliY produces the protein MQDFIKIFIQEIVSTLEGLVGKAPSVGLEKEISSSDESFLKLISTPYARVKISAIEKEESSIELLAPVDLVTALSDLMLGGEGASKEEMDNDDLDAFKEMASNIFGAIATSLKSQELLPKLNFTTTNAEIAKELPKKEDYAKAMVFSFKMEAIKESQIILLTTAAFEGQFEKTHKEEKEETTQSATEEIKTHDASLENIEIRNISMLLDVKLNVKVRIGQKKMILKDVVSMDIGSVVELDQLVNDPLEILVDDKVIAKGEVVIVDGNFGIQITDIGTKKERLEQLKH
- the fliM gene encoding flagellar motor switch protein FliM; this encodes MADILSQEEIDALLEVVDENVDIQNVQKKDIIPQHSVTLYDFKRPNRVSKEQLRSFRSIHDKMARNLSSQVSSIMRSIVEIQLHSVDQMTYGEFLMSLPSPTSFNVFSMKPMGGTGVLEINPSIAFPMIDRLLGGKGSAYDQNREFSDIELNLLDTILRQVMQILKEVWSPVVEMFPTIDAKESSANVVQIVAQNEISIMVVLEIIIGHSRGMMNICYPVISIESILSKMGSRDLMLSETNSKKSRNKELQALLSGVSVDMIVFLGAVELSLKEMLDLDVGDTIRLNKIANDEVSVYVHKKKRYLASVGFQGYRKTIQIKEVVYSEKERTKEILEMLEEQRRGKVGDIMKIEEE
- a CDS encoding RNA polymerase sigma factor FliA — encoded protein: MILMMENRMPKGIQKTETSEKNIEKVLNAYDKQQHHHQDDLAIQYLPAVRAMAFRLKERLPSSIDFNDLVSIGTEELIKLARRYESALNDSFWGYAKTRVNGAMLDYLRSLDVISRSSRKLIKSIDAEITKHLNEHGKEPSDAYLAEALGENIEKIREAKTASDIYALVPIDEQFNAIEQDEITKKIEAEELLEHVQKALNQMSEREQILIQLYYFEELNLSEIKEILGITESRISQIIKEVIKKVRKSLGVDHG
- a CDS encoding MinD/ParA family protein, with the translated sequence MSNQASHLDNFMNAKNPKSFFDNKGNTKFIAITSGKGGVGKSNISANLAYSLYKKGYKVGVFDADIGLANLDVIFGVKTHKNILHALKGEAKLQEIICEIEPGLCLIPGDSGEEILKYISGAEALDQFVDEEGVLSSLDYIVVDTGAGIGATTQAFLNASDCVVIVTTPDPSAITDAYACIKINSKNKDELFLIANMVAQPKEGRATYERLFKVAKNNIASLELHYLGAIENSSLLKRYVRERKILRKIAPNDLFSQSIDQIAGLLVSKLETGALEIPKEGLKSFFKRLLKYLG
- the folK gene encoding 2-amino-4-hydroxy-6-hydroxymethyldihydropteridine diphosphokinase, which codes for MMREILTSRFFPSLFKKRLDFSNRVVLGLGSNLKNPLKILKNCFLYFKNHSRIGKIFSSPVYINPPFGYTKQPNFYNATIILKTSLSLRHFFALVFYIERRFGRQRKRDFKDAPRTLDIDIIAFNQVILRQNDLTLPHPKWSERDSVLVPLALQQILFKKGEW